The Panulirus ornatus isolate Po-2019 chromosome 5, ASM3632096v1, whole genome shotgun sequence genome includes a window with the following:
- the LOC139748674 gene encoding uncharacterized protein, which produces MASTADDDNEHDTGTVRSRKSSIFRCEYLKENIASAVPGDGWSRQPPDSATSDDVVNDKPVCEALEKSKVILKTIENNRPSHEALVKTGPSSEGTRGRKLVCEALETSKVILEALEKMKKDKIQDSSERGSSARPEEDVTPHVSAMMQACPYLLREREDAFNAATCRRTDFKSSLPTASKNTTLRDASTMTTITSPSEAKLSKNITVTPPDEGQQRRPVSSLHTKGTVALASPAPLWLRTKRLEGSTTPGLETGDETVKNIMIRNISRASHRRRDDETPPSATEPEWSGRRQGGRSIQLTDSPGTSPQELKETISSWKVSTLEKEKIFTPRQSSEFESHSTVDVNTTLSSNLMCEFLRRRRRKVPERDVKARPSDDLPQYLNTDEARRTNLLAHSETRTCLARNERGSSSSVSLKPEYVGPEDINSSDSTPSAREHLRPSRRTSRPGWGPGWGPGWGCNTSPTQPDPTTNTTPTDRLEDKHRVNIDTDSNSLVRTSNKNLTTDIKWNKTHEFCGGGVVFPGSQHLANTDQSLPEGWKSLRNKRASETSGGTRDGVFLSPYDERSLKKITNEFGHQVAFPDQRKSLSLASSDLVKNGNMSQWEGTPSGSRASGREGSVASSGHTREHANKIAPNSEFSKNWINGDINRTLSVAARPTFSYPQWFHDNIRQCSQQKDKDPIQIRGENIHYIRRDNKRYIDSLQPPQRGGAKDNSNPSSWRDEDATTTGPSAQHKAMATQVLSAPRTTADTLNKEEDHRQPETSHLSKPSDGRKKKQLISTMEASKNSKQNSQKPASSMTTPAAVGKEKEIVKKENSLVRRMVREEERQEDNDKLPGITWVYHVDHSLSYTRPQQPDQTFCHLKTDSGTKQCNQVTPSTTGVTSNQVPPYTTEVTSNQVPPYTTGVTSNQVPAYTTEVTSNQVSPYTTEVTSNQVPPYTTGVTSNQVPPYTTGVTSNQVPAYTTEVTSNQVPPYTTGVTSNQVSPYTTEVTSNQVPPYTTEVTSNQVPPYTTGVTSDHLEQRNTMSRTSSVSRRSSVVLQCEYDEFSDSSGSEVLEKYDQNLVWSVTPDSNTPRENDLGLVPPPLTPGYNPRHY; this is translated from the coding sequence ATGGCATCTACAGCAGACGATGACAACGAACACGACACAGGCACTGTAAGGTCTCGCAAGTCTTCCATTTTCCGATGCGAGTACCTGAAGGAGAACATTGCTTCCGCCGtaccaggtgatggctggagccGCCAGCCACCAGACTCTGCCACTTCTGACGACGTTGTGAACGATAAGCCAGTGTGTGAAGCCCTGGAGAAGAGCAAAGTTATCCTGAAGACCATAGAGAATAACAGACCATCACACGAAGCCCTAGTGAAGACCGGACCTTCCTCTGAAGGCACTAGGGGTCGGAAGCTGGTCTGTGAGGCACTTGAGACGAGCAAGGTCATCCTTGAAGCACttgagaagatgaagaaagacaagATTCAAGACTCGTCGGAGAGAGGATCCTCCGCACGTCCTGAAGAAGACGTAACGCCTCACGTCTCCGCCATGATGCAGGCGTGTCCATAcctcctgagggagagagaggacgcCTTCAACGCTGCTACCTGCAGAAGGACGGACTTCAAGTCGTCGCTTCCAACAGCTTCGAAAAACACGACATTGCGAGACGCTTCCACCATGACAACGATCACCTCACCATCAGAGGCAAAGCTGAGCAAGAATATCACTGTAacacctcctgacgaaggccaACAGAGAAGACCTGTCTCAAGCCTTCATACTAAAGGTACTGTCGCCTTAGcgtcaccagcaccactgtgGTTGAGGACAAAGAGGCTCGAGGGATCTACCACTCCTGGCTTAGAAACAGGAGATGAAACTGTGAAGAATATCATGATACGAAACATTTCTCGAGCGAGCCACCGCAGACGAGATGATGAAACGCCACCATCTGCCACAGAACCAGAGTGGAGTGGACGCCGCCAGGGAGGAAGATCCATACAACTCACTGACTCACCAGGAACGTCCCCACAGGAGCTCAAGGAAACCATCTCGTCGTGGAAGGTGTCCACACTAGAGAAGGAAAAAATCTTCACGCCACGACAGTCCTCAGAATTCGAGTCCCACTCGACAGTGGACGTAAACACGACATTGTCCAGCAACCTGATGTGTGAattcctgaggaggaggaggaggaaggttcctGAGAGGGACGTGAAGGCGCGTCCATCAGATGATCTGCCGCAGTACCTGAACACAGACGAGGCCAGGAGGACGAATCTCCTTGCTCACAGCGAGACACGTACATGTCTCGCGAGAAACGAGAGAGGTTCATCTTCCTCAGTAAGTCTAAAACCTGAGTATGTCGGTCCTGAGGATATTAATTCCTCAGATTCGACACCCTCAGCACGGGAGCACCTGAGACCTAGCAGGAGAACCTCCAGGCCAGGCTGGGGGCCGGGCTGGGGGCCAGGCTGGGGATGTAACACAAGCCCCACGCAGCccgaccccaccaccaacacgacccCTACTGACAGACTGGAAGATAAACACCGAGTAAATATTGACACTGACTCCAACTCTCTTGTGAGAACTAGTAATAAAAACTTGACAACCGACATTAAGTGGAACAAGACCCACGAgttctgtggtggaggtgttgtgttcCCCGGCAGCCAGCACCTCGCCAACACTGATCAAAGCCTCCCTGAAGGGTGGAAATCCCTCAGGAACAAAAGGGCGTCTGAGACTTCAGGCGGTACCAGAGATGGCGTCTTCCTAAGTCCGTATGACGAACGGTCGCTCAAGAAAATAACAAATGAATTCGGCCACCAAGTTGCATTCCCTGACCAACGGAAATCCTTGAGCTTGGCCAGTTCAGATCTTGTGAAAAATGGAAATATGTCACAGTGGGAGGGTACCCCTAGTGGTTCGAGGGCAAGTGGTAGGGAAGGGAGTGTGGCTTCCTCTGGTCACACACGCGAACACGCTAACAAGATCGCACCAAACTCGGAATTTTCTAAAAATTGGATAAATGGTGACATAAACAGGACACTGTCTGTCGCTGCTAGGCCCACGTTCTCATATCCTCAGTGGTTTCATGATAACATACGTCAGTGTTCACAACAGAAAGATAAAGATCCAATACAAATCAGAGGAGAAAATATCCATTATATCAGAAgagataataaaagatatatagacAGTCTTCAGCCTCCCCAGCGTGGAGGAGCGAAAGACAATTCCAATCCATCAAGTTGGCGAGATGAAGATGCGACAACCACAGGTCCTTCTGCCCAACACAAGGCTATGGCGACCCAGGTATTGTCAGCGCCTCGGACCACTGCTGACACCCTCAACAAAGAGGAAGACCATCGTCAACCAGAGACCTCCCACCTCTCAAAACCCTCagatggaaggaagaaaaagCAGCTTATTTCGACAATGGAAGCCTCAAAGAATTCCAAACAAAACTCACAGAAACCTGCGTCTTCCATGACCACTCCAGCAGCAgttggaaaggaaaaggaaatagtAAAGAAGGAAAATAGTCTCGTAAGAAGGATGGTCAGGGAAGAGGAGAGGCAGGAAGATAATGATAAACTCCCAGGAATCACTTGGGTGTATCACGTTGATCACAGCCTCTCGTACACCCGACCACAACAACCTGATCAAACCTTCTGCCACTTGAAGACAGACAGTGGAACGAAACAATGTAACCAGgtaacaccctccaccactggagtTACCAGTAACCAGGTACCACCCTACACCACTGAGGTTACCAGTAACCAGGTACCACCCTACACCACTGGAGTTACCAGTAACCAGGTACCAGCCTACACCACTGAGGTTACCAGTAACCAGGTATCACCCTACACCACTGAGGTTACCAGTAACCAGGTACCACCCTACACCACTGGGGTTACCAGTAACCAGGTACCACCCTACACCACTGGAGTTACCAGTAACCAGGTACCAGCCTACACCACTGAGGTTACCAGTAACCAGGTACCACCCTACACCACTGGGGTTACCAGTAACCAGGTATCACCCTACACCACTGAGGTTACCAGTAACCAGGTACCACCCTACACCACTGAGGTTACCAGTAACCAGGTACCACCCTACACCACTGGCGTTACCAGTGACCATCTGGAGCAAAGAAATACAATGTCAAGGACCAGCAGTGTGTCAAGAAGGAGCAGTGTTGTCCTTCAGTGTGAGTACGATGAGTTCTCCGACAGCTCTGGTAGTGAAGTCCTTGAGAAGTACGACCAGAACCTGGTGTGGTCGGTCACCCCAGACTCCAACACTCCCAGAGAGAACGACCTGGGTTTGGTACCCCCGCCCCTCACTCCAGGCTACAACCCTCGCCATTACTGA
- the LOC139746866 gene encoding uncharacterized protein — protein MMQSSAHLLATMATVATLLFLPPAADGKVVLDLLWNGTDILEESFQEVSRVRSNLQNMADYLTSKIDLVMDSWCPRPFKSVMSQCFYVNNKHRTSWEDGRAFCRKMGGDLAQPTFINALLVVLTEQYPRERSVYLGASNRTREQGWQWLSGLPVDPNIWEDKLMPRDAMAENRSVEAKDDKAKDDKTKDGKAKGDKAKGDKAKDVKAKDVKAKDVKAKDVKAKDVKTEANKVEEDKAMCLVLCPDGCASSHVSPSGQDCDLDGAFVCEYTHE, from the exons ATGATGCAATCTTCAGCTCACCTGCTGGCCACCATGGCAACCGTAGCCACCCTCTTGTTCCTGCCACCAGCTGCGGATGGGAAGGTGGTCCTTGATCTACTGTGGAATGGAACAGACATCCTGGAAGAGAGCTTCCAGGAGGTATCCAGAGTCAGAAGTAACCTGCAGAATATGGCTGACTACCTTACCTCGAAGATTGACCTGGTCATGG ACTCGTGGTGCCCGCGTCCCTTCAAGTCGGTCATGTCCCAGTGTTTCTACGTCAACAACAAACATCGCACGAGCTGGGAGGACGGCAGAGCCTTCTGCAGGAAGATGGGAGGCGACCTGGCGCAGCCCACCTTCATCAACGCCCTCCTGGTGGTGCTCACGGAACAGTACC ctCGAGAGCGATCAGTCTACCTTGGAGCGTCGAACAGGACGAGGGAGCAAGGCTGGCAGTGGCTCTCAGGCCTACCAGTCGACCCAAATATCTGGGAAGATAAACTGATGCCCAGGGACGCCATGGCTGAGAACCGCAGTGTCGAGGCTAAGGACGACAAGGCTAAGGACGACAAGACTAAGGACGGTAAGGCTAAGGGCGACAAGGCTAAGGGCGACAAGGCTAAGGACGTCAAGGCTAAGGACGTCAAGGCTAAGGACGTCAAGGCTAAGGACGTCAAGGCTAAGGACGTCAAGACAGAGGCCAACAAGGTGGAGGAAGACAAAGCCATGTGTCTCGTGTTATGTCCTGACGGTTGTgcctcgtcccacgtctctcctAGCGGTCAAGACTGTGACCTGGACGGTGCCTTCGTCTGCGAGTACACACAcgagtag